Proteins from a single region of Chlamydia buteonis:
- a CDS encoding DNA topoisomerase IV subunit B, which yields MATYTESSVVSLASLEHIRLRAGMYIGRLGDGSQIEDGIYTLFKEVVDNAIDEFIMGYGKTISIFSDDATITVRDSGRGIPLGKMIECVSKINTGAKYTQDVFHFSVGLNGVGLKAVNALSEKFTVRSVRKKKYHYATFYKGILQDSRQGSTKDPDGTEITFSPDPTIFTNFSFNDEFLRKKIRRYTYLHPGLEIICNNEVFISQQGLLDLFKEEILEQTLYPPIAFHNSELSFLFSHLDTHTERYFSFVNGQETIDGGSHLAAFKEAVVKGINEYFGKNFTSNDIREGIVGCIAIKIASPIFESQTKNKLGNTQIRSGIIKEVKSAIIQELKQNKSRSDLLLDKIKLNEKTRKNIQFIKQDLKDKQKKLHYKIPKLRDCKFHYNERSLYGEASSIFVTEGESASASILSSRNPLTQAVFSLRGKPMNVFSLEEEKMYKNDELFYLATALGITKNSTQHLRYNKIILATDADVDGMHIRNLLITFFLKTFLSVVENQHLFILETPLFKVRYKDTTLYCYSDQEKTQAIQKLGKKEAHLEVTRFKGLGEISPREFKTFIGEDMRLTPVTISSLESLESLLQFYMGKNTKERKQFIMNNLITNL from the coding sequence ATGGCAACATATACTGAATCTAGTGTGGTTTCTCTAGCCTCCTTAGAACACATCCGCCTACGAGCTGGCATGTATATAGGAAGATTAGGAGACGGTTCTCAAATTGAAGATGGTATTTATACCTTATTTAAAGAGGTGGTAGATAACGCAATTGATGAATTCATCATGGGTTATGGGAAAACTATTTCCATTTTTAGTGATGACGCTACCATAACTGTACGTGATTCTGGACGAGGGATTCCCTTAGGGAAAATGATCGAATGTGTTTCGAAAATCAACACGGGGGCAAAGTATACGCAAGATGTTTTTCATTTTTCTGTAGGATTAAATGGTGTTGGGTTAAAAGCGGTAAATGCACTTTCAGAGAAATTTACCGTACGTTCTGTACGGAAGAAAAAATACCACTATGCTACCTTTTACAAGGGAATTTTGCAAGATTCGCGACAGGGATCTACAAAAGACCCTGATGGAACAGAAATCACCTTTTCTCCAGACCCAACGATTTTCACAAATTTTTCTTTCAATGATGAGTTCCTAAGAAAAAAAATTCGTCGTTACACCTACTTGCACCCTGGCCTTGAGATAATTTGTAATAACGAAGTTTTCATCTCACAACAAGGTCTTCTTGACCTATTTAAAGAAGAAATTCTAGAACAAACACTCTACCCCCCTATTGCTTTTCACAATTCTGAGTTGTCCTTTTTATTTTCACATTTAGACACACACACAGAGAGGTATTTTTCTTTTGTTAACGGTCAAGAAACTATAGATGGGGGGTCTCATTTAGCAGCTTTTAAAGAGGCCGTTGTTAAAGGCATCAATGAGTACTTTGGAAAGAATTTCACAAGCAATGATATCCGTGAAGGGATTGTAGGCTGTATTGCTATAAAAATTGCTTCGCCAATTTTTGAATCACAAACAAAAAACAAACTTGGAAATACACAAATTCGCTCAGGAATAATCAAAGAAGTCAAAAGTGCGATTATTCAAGAGCTTAAACAAAACAAATCTCGCTCAGATCTTCTTCTAGATAAGATTAAGCTAAATGAAAAAACGCGAAAAAATATCCAATTCATAAAGCAAGATCTTAAAGACAAGCAGAAGAAACTTCATTATAAAATTCCGAAACTTCGTGATTGTAAGTTCCACTATAATGAGCGTTCTCTTTATGGTGAGGCATCATCTATTTTTGTGACAGAAGGAGAGTCCGCTTCTGCATCTATTTTATCCTCAAGAAATCCGCTAACACAAGCTGTATTTTCTCTTCGAGGGAAACCTATGAACGTTTTTTCTTTAGAAGAAGAAAAAATGTACAAAAACGACGAGTTATTTTACCTAGCAACGGCATTAGGTATTACAAAAAATAGCACGCAACACTTGCGTTATAACAAAATCATCCTTGCCACCGACGCTGATGTAGATGGCATGCACATCCGGAATTTATTAATTACATTCTTTTTAAAAACTTTCTTGTCCGTTGTTGAAAACCAGCACCTGTTTATTTTAGAGACGCCTCTATTTAAAGTGCGTTATAAGGATACGACACTATATTGCTACTCAGATCAGGAAAAGACTCAGGCAATACAGAAATTAGGGAAAAAAGAAGCTCATTTAGAAGTCACGCGATTTAAAGGGTTAGGAGAAATCTCTCCTAGAGAATTTAAAACCTTTATTGGTGAGGACATGCGCCTGACCCCCGTAACAATTAGTTCATTAGAATCTTTAGAGTCCCTTTTACAATTTTACATGGGGAAAAACACTAAAGAACGGAAACAATTTATTATGAATAACCTGATTACCAACTTATAA
- a CDS encoding CesT family type III secretion system chaperone, which yields MLEKLIKNFATYIGITSTLEFDADGAYVLPISDLVKIRVLQNADNEIVLNAFLGELPPSSDTNKAYLQMMVANLFGRETGGSALGLDSEGHIVMTRRIPEEVSYEDFARYVESFMNFSETWLEDLGLNKAQQGQ from the coding sequence ATGTTGGAAAAATTGATAAAAAATTTTGCCACGTATATTGGTATAACGTCAACCCTCGAATTCGATGCGGATGGAGCCTATGTCTTGCCTATAAGCGATCTCGTCAAGATACGTGTATTACAAAATGCAGATAATGAAATTGTACTTAATGCTTTCTTAGGGGAATTACCTCCTTCTTCGGATACCAATAAAGCGTACTTGCAAATGATGGTAGCGAACTTGTTTGGTAGAGAAACAGGAGGTAGCGCTTTAGGATTGGATTCCGAAGGCCATATTGTCATGACACGTAGAATTCCCGAAGAAGTTTCATATGAAGACTTTGCGCGCTACGTAGAGAGTTTCATGAATTTTTCTGAAACCTGGCTAGAAGATTTGGGACTAAACAAAGCACAACAAGGACAATAG
- a CDS encoding glutamyl-tRNA reductase produces the protein MVLGVVGISYREAALKEREAVINVLKDFEANSFFSQRFFGGDGSFVLLLTCHRAEIYYFSKSNRHVQSKLLSRISSLGTRPYCYQGLACFTHLFTVTSGMDSLISGETEIQGQVKRAYIKAKTDRELPFALHFLFQKALKEGKDFRSQVSLSHPVVTIESVVEETLDLHGKSTKDKLLFIGYSDINRKIAKGLSAKGYRNLVFCSRKNISIPYDTVARSQLSFREPYDVIFFGSSESAKDFSGLSLESLASIPSRVIFDFNVPRTFTLAESPKDIICLDMDFISERVQKKLQISKQCTNKEKPFLALAARKQWEVYEKKSSHIPSSQVRASRPKLLIL, from the coding sequence ATGGTCCTAGGAGTTGTTGGAATTAGCTATCGAGAGGCTGCTTTAAAAGAAAGGGAAGCAGTAATTAATGTCTTAAAGGATTTTGAAGCTAATTCTTTTTTTTCTCAGCGTTTTTTCGGTGGTGATGGATCTTTCGTTTTATTGCTAACATGTCATAGAGCGGAAATTTACTATTTTTCTAAAAGTAATCGTCATGTGCAATCAAAATTGTTGTCGCGGATTTCTTCTTTAGGAACACGTCCTTATTGTTATCAAGGACTCGCGTGTTTCACTCACTTATTTACCGTGACTAGTGGCATGGATAGCTTAATTTCTGGAGAGACCGAAATACAAGGCCAAGTGAAACGAGCGTATATAAAAGCAAAAACAGATCGAGAATTACCCTTTGCTCTACATTTTTTATTTCAGAAGGCTTTAAAAGAAGGAAAGGATTTTCGTTCCCAAGTGTCTTTGTCTCATCCTGTTGTAACGATTGAGTCTGTCGTTGAAGAAACTCTAGACTTGCATGGTAAATCAACAAAAGACAAACTTTTATTTATCGGTTACTCCGATATTAATCGGAAGATCGCAAAGGGGTTGAGTGCGAAAGGTTACCGAAATCTAGTTTTTTGCTCTCGAAAAAATATTTCCATACCATACGACACAGTGGCTCGTAGTCAACTTTCTTTTAGGGAACCCTATGATGTCATTTTCTTCGGATCATCGGAATCAGCTAAAGATTTTTCAGGGTTATCTTTAGAAAGTTTGGCAAGCATCCCCAGCCGTGTGATTTTTGATTTCAATGTTCCGCGTACCTTTACTTTGGCGGAAAGTCCGAAAGATATCATATGTTTGGATATGGATTTTATTAGCGAGCGTGTGCAGAAAAAACTTCAAATTAGTAAGCAATGTACAAATAAAGAAAAACCATTTTTAGCTCTAGCAGCAAGAAAACAATGGGAAGTTTATGAAAAAAAGAGCTCACATATACCTTCGAGTCAGGTTCGAGCTTCTCGTCCTAAGCTGTTGATTCTTTAG